A window of Haliscomenobacter hydrossis DSM 1100 contains these coding sequences:
- a CDS encoding cupin domain-containing protein, protein MQYPFKLPHKIQNFSGEVIVFKERLIDQDGIEMMLIENEVAPGSGPPFHVHFLQDEYLKVVSGTMGYQFSGEREKIANPGEAALFKRGDVHRFWNAGDTPLRCEGWVKPANSLDFYLAAVYASMDKVGKHSGDPFDTAYLITRYRTEYDLMVIPAFVKRVVMPIIVSIGKILGKYKHFASAPAPLK, encoded by the coding sequence ATGCAGTACCCTTTCAAATTGCCCCACAAAATTCAGAATTTCTCGGGCGAAGTTATTGTTTTTAAGGAACGCTTGATTGATCAGGATGGCATCGAAATGATGCTGATTGAAAATGAAGTAGCCCCAGGTAGCGGCCCTCCTTTTCACGTACACTTTTTGCAGGATGAATACCTCAAAGTTGTTTCAGGCACAATGGGTTATCAATTCAGCGGCGAGCGGGAAAAAATAGCCAACCCAGGTGAAGCTGCTTTATTTAAAAGAGGAGACGTACACCGCTTTTGGAATGCTGGAGATACGCCCTTGCGCTGTGAAGGTTGGGTAAAACCAGCCAATAGCCTTGATTTTTACCTGGCTGCCGTTTATGCCTCGATGGATAAAGTGGGCAAACATTCTGGCGATCCTTTTGACACCGCCTACCTGATTACTCGTTACCGGACTGAATATGATTTAATGGTTATCCCTGCTTTTGTAAAAAGAGTGGTGATGCCGATCATTGTTTCTATTGGGAAAATCCTGGGCAAGTACAAACATTTTGCTAGTGCTCCCGCTCCACTTAAATAA
- a CDS encoding polynucleotide kinase-phosphatase, protein MKNPESQTNSRPIPGQIDIPELALIVLMGASSSGKSTFARQHFLPTEIVSSDFCRGLIADDENAQGVNADAFELLHLIVAKRLKQGKLTVVDATNVQPEARKGLLALAKQYHVLAVAIVLNLPEKTLLERHEQRSDRDFGSHVIRNQRRDLQRSLSFLRKDGFRYTHILASEEEIAAVQFRRTPLWSDFSTVHGPFDIIGDVHGCFDELQLLLEKMDYRIERQDPTLDFGFKVTPPAGRQAVFVGDLVDRGPNSPEVLRLVMSMVKNQQAWCVPGNHDDKLQRKLQGKDVTVRHGLAETLAQLADEPIEFVHEVRNFLNELVSHLVFDDHKLVVAHAGLREDMQGRASGAVRSFCLYGETTGEIDEFGLPVRYNWAAEYKGKAMVVFGHTPVPDPEWLNNTIDIDTGCVFGGRLTALRYPEKRLVTVLALQEYYKPSRPIQRTTPTMSVSAQHAHDDMLDMEDVSGRRFIETRFEKRILIKEENAIAALEVMSRFAINPKWLIYLPPTMSPTETSALPDLLEHPQEGFAYYRKMGVTQLICEEKHMGSRAIVVVCQTPEVATRRFGLFQATLGVCYTRTGRAFFDDKALEAAFLQRINAALTQSGFWEKHETDWVCLDSELMPWSAKAQELLKNQYASLHAAGTASMAALQAAFEQATPRHLPLEPLQNRYTARGEAIEKYTKAYRNYCRPVEGLKGLVLAPFHILATEGRVHSEQDHLWHLQEIATFCAADPELLLATPYQLVDLEDETTVQTAIGWWTELTNRGQEGMVIKPRQFLLRSEEGLIQPAIKCRGREYLRIIYGPEYDHPEQIQRLKSRGLGHKRSLAIREFTLGLEALERFVAKEPLRRTHECVFGVLALESEEVDPRL, encoded by the coding sequence ATGAAAAACCCCGAATCACAAACCAACTCAAGGCCGATCCCCGGCCAAATCGACATACCCGAACTGGCGCTTATTGTGCTCATGGGCGCCAGTAGTTCCGGCAAATCAACCTTTGCCCGGCAACACTTTCTCCCGACCGAGATTGTCTCCTCCGACTTTTGCCGCGGCCTGATTGCCGATGACGAAAACGCGCAAGGTGTCAATGCCGATGCCTTTGAGCTGCTGCACTTAATTGTGGCCAAACGCCTCAAACAAGGCAAACTCACCGTAGTAGATGCCACCAACGTACAGCCCGAAGCCCGCAAAGGCCTGCTGGCCCTGGCCAAGCAATACCACGTTTTGGCCGTAGCCATCGTGCTGAATTTACCAGAAAAAACACTCCTGGAGCGCCATGAACAACGCAGCGATCGCGACTTTGGATCCCACGTCATCCGCAACCAGCGCCGCGATTTGCAACGCTCCTTGAGCTTTTTGCGCAAAGACGGCTTTCGCTACACCCATATTCTGGCCAGCGAGGAAGAAATCGCCGCCGTACAGTTCCGTCGCACCCCACTGTGGAGCGATTTTTCTACTGTACACGGCCCCTTCGACATCATCGGTGACGTACACGGCTGCTTTGACGAGCTACAATTGCTCCTGGAAAAAATGGACTACCGCATCGAACGGCAAGACCCTACGCTGGATTTTGGCTTCAAAGTCACCCCACCTGCTGGTCGACAAGCCGTTTTTGTGGGCGATCTCGTGGATCGCGGCCCTAATTCTCCGGAGGTATTGCGCCTGGTGATGAGTATGGTCAAAAACCAGCAAGCCTGGTGTGTGCCGGGTAACCACGACGATAAATTGCAGCGCAAACTGCAAGGCAAAGACGTAACCGTACGCCATGGTCTGGCCGAAACCCTGGCTCAATTGGCCGATGAACCCATCGAGTTTGTACACGAAGTGCGCAACTTTTTAAATGAGCTGGTCAGTCACCTGGTGTTTGACGATCATAAATTGGTTGTTGCCCACGCGGGCCTGCGCGAGGACATGCAAGGACGCGCCAGCGGTGCCGTACGCTCGTTTTGTCTGTATGGCGAAACAACGGGTGAAATCGACGAGTTTGGCCTGCCTGTGCGCTACAATTGGGCCGCCGAGTACAAAGGTAAGGCCATGGTGGTTTTTGGACACACCCCAGTACCCGATCCCGAGTGGCTGAACAATACCATCGACATCGATACAGGTTGTGTGTTTGGTGGTCGACTAACCGCCTTGCGTTACCCTGAAAAAAGGCTGGTCACCGTGCTCGCTTTGCAAGAATACTACAAACCGAGCCGCCCGATCCAGCGTACCACGCCCACCATGAGTGTGAGCGCCCAACACGCCCACGACGACATGCTGGACATGGAAGATGTGAGTGGCCGTCGTTTTATCGAAACCCGCTTTGAAAAACGGATTTTGATCAAAGAAGAAAACGCCATTGCGGCGCTGGAGGTGATGTCGCGTTTTGCCATCAATCCCAAGTGGTTGATTTATCTGCCGCCCACTATGTCGCCTACGGAAACAAGTGCGCTCCCCGACTTGCTGGAACACCCGCAGGAGGGTTTTGCGTATTACCGCAAAATGGGCGTTACGCAGTTGATTTGTGAGGAAAAACACATGGGTTCACGGGCAATCGTGGTCGTTTGCCAGACCCCGGAAGTGGCTACCCGCCGTTTTGGTCTGTTTCAGGCTACCCTGGGGGTTTGTTACACCCGCACGGGTCGTGCTTTTTTTGACGACAAAGCCCTGGAAGCTGCCTTTTTGCAGCGCATCAACGCGGCATTGACCCAAAGTGGTTTTTGGGAAAAACATGAAACCGACTGGGTTTGTCTGGATTCTGAATTGATGCCCTGGTCGGCCAAAGCGCAGGAACTGCTCAAAAACCAGTACGCGAGTTTGCATGCCGCAGGTACGGCTTCGATGGCGGCGCTACAAGCGGCTTTTGAACAGGCGACCCCACGTCATTTGCCACTGGAACCCCTGCAAAACCGCTACACTGCTCGTGGAGAGGCGATCGAGAAATACACGAAAGCGTACCGCAATTATTGTCGCCCGGTAGAGGGACTCAAGGGTTTGGTGCTGGCACCTTTCCACATCCTGGCTACCGAAGGCAGGGTACACAGCGAGCAGGATCACCTCTGGCACTTGCAGGAGATCGCCACATTTTGCGCTGCCGATCCTGAATTGCTCCTGGCCACGCCTTATCAACTGGTCGATTTGGAGGATGAAACCACGGTGCAAACGGCCATCGGTTGGTGGACGGAGCTTACCAATCGCGGCCAGGAGGGTATGGTGATCAAACCGCGCCAATTCCTGCTGCGCAGCGAAGAAGGCCTGATCCAACCCGCCATCAAATGCCGGGGTCGGGAATACCTGCGCATCATCTATGGCCCGGAATACGATCACCCGGAGCAAATCCAGCGGCTGAAAAGCCGGGGACTGGGGCACAAACGGTCGCTGGCCATCCGGGAGTTTACGCTAGGACTAGAGGCTTTGGAGCGTTTTGTAGCCAAGGAGCCGCTGCGTCGGACGCATGAGTGTGTGTTCGGGGTGCTGGCGTTGGAGAGCGAGGAGGTGGATCCGAGGTTGTAA
- a CDS encoding 3' terminal RNA ribose 2'-O-methyltransferase Hen1 encodes MFLSITTTQHPATNLGYLLHKHPDKVQTFSTAGGKAHVFFPEVSDERCTAVLLLDIDPVELVRSLKVPGESRSLQHYVNDRPYVASSFTSSAIANVYSSALNGRCEDKPEWLNQPLALEAKIPVLKVKGGQGLLERIFQPLGYSLTAERLTLDEQFPEWGESNYFALTLKHNIPLQTLLQHLYVLLPVFDAERHFYVASGDIEVLLKKGETWLKDHPEREFIIRRYLNNNASLSKLAMGRFLEEEEPAVSEPDLTIQEVQEERINLHQQRLNAAFDVLKASGAKTVLDLGCGEGRLLKMLLREGQFTRIVGVDVSFYSLQVATRRLYLKEMTPKQKERIELLQSALTYRDRRLVGFDAAALIEVIEHLDLERLPALERAVFEFARPKTVVITTPNREYNANYAMPEDKLRHRDHRFEWTRHEFAEWVNQVSEKFGYGASIEGVGEEDPAFGAASQMAVFRCSVD; translated from the coding sequence ATGTTTTTATCCATCACCACTACCCAACACCCCGCCACCAACCTTGGCTACCTGCTCCACAAACACCCCGATAAGGTGCAAACCTTCAGCACTGCCGGGGGGAAAGCCCATGTCTTTTTTCCCGAAGTCAGCGATGAACGTTGTACCGCAGTGCTGCTGCTGGATATTGACCCCGTAGAACTGGTGCGCAGCCTCAAAGTGCCCGGTGAAAGCCGCTCTTTGCAGCATTACGTGAACGACCGACCCTATGTGGCCTCTTCTTTCACCAGCTCGGCCATTGCCAATGTCTATTCCTCGGCGCTCAATGGCCGTTGTGAGGACAAGCCCGAATGGCTCAATCAGCCCCTAGCCCTGGAAGCCAAAATACCCGTCCTCAAAGTAAAAGGTGGCCAAGGCCTGTTGGAACGTATCTTTCAGCCCCTGGGTTATTCCCTCACCGCAGAACGTTTGACCCTGGATGAACAGTTTCCCGAATGGGGCGAAAGCAATTATTTCGCCCTGACCCTCAAGCACAATATCCCTTTGCAAACCCTTTTGCAGCACTTGTACGTATTGCTGCCCGTCTTTGATGCCGAACGGCATTTTTACGTAGCGAGCGGCGACATTGAAGTTTTGTTAAAAAAAGGGGAAACCTGGCTCAAAGATCACCCTGAACGCGAGTTCATCATCCGCCGCTATTTGAACAACAATGCCTCCTTGTCCAAACTGGCCATGGGACGTTTTTTGGAAGAGGAAGAGCCAGCAGTCAGCGAACCCGATCTCACGATTCAGGAAGTGCAGGAAGAGCGCATCAACCTGCACCAACAGCGCCTGAACGCTGCTTTTGACGTCCTCAAAGCCTCGGGTGCCAAAACGGTGCTCGACCTAGGCTGTGGCGAAGGGCGTTTGTTAAAAATGTTGCTCCGCGAAGGGCAGTTCACCCGCATTGTTGGTGTGGATGTGTCGTTTTACAGTTTGCAAGTGGCTACCCGCCGGTTGTACCTGAAAGAAATGACGCCCAAACAAAAGGAGCGGATCGAACTACTACAAAGCGCCCTGACTTACCGCGACCGCCGCCTGGTGGGTTTCGACGCAGCGGCATTGATTGAGGTCATCGAGCACCTGGATTTGGAGCGTTTGCCCGCATTGGAACGCGCAGTGTTTGAGTTTGCCCGACCCAAAACGGTAGTGATCACCACCCCCAACCGCGAGTACAACGCCAATTACGCCATGCCCGAAGACAAATTGCGCCACCGCGACCACCGCTTTGAATGGACGCGTCATGAGTTCGCTGAATGGGTGAATCAAGTCTCGGAAAAATTTGGTTACGGCGCGAGCATTGAAGGCGTTGGAGAGGAAGACCCAGCGTTTGGTGCGGCTTCGCAGATGGCGGTGTTTCGGTGCAGTGTGGATTGA
- a CDS encoding CBS domain-containing protein — MIAETLISTAIIPLQTSDTGEVALEMMSEFYVRHLPIVNNRELLGVLSEDDVLNFDINEPIGSYSLSLQRPYVHHDDHIYEVMRLVADMDLSVVPVVDADNNYLGVVTLEDLLRYFARTVSFADSGSIIVLELSRRDYSMTEISRIVESEGATLLSSFITSYPESERIDVTLKVNLQHIHNILATFERFKYEIKASFNEAEYLDSLKERYQGLMSYLNV, encoded by the coding sequence ATGATTGCAGAAACGTTGATTTCGACAGCCATTATTCCGCTACAAACTTCGGACACCGGAGAAGTAGCCCTGGAGATGATGAGCGAGTTTTATGTGCGGCATCTTCCGATCGTCAACAACCGCGAGTTGTTGGGCGTATTGTCAGAAGATGATGTGCTCAATTTTGACATCAACGAACCGATTGGCTCTTATAGCCTCTCCTTGCAACGTCCGTATGTCCACCACGACGACCACATCTACGAGGTGATGCGCCTCGTTGCGGATATGGATTTATCAGTGGTTCCCGTTGTAGATGCCGATAACAATTACCTGGGTGTAGTCACCCTCGAAGATCTTCTGCGCTACTTTGCCCGCACGGTTTCATTTGCGGACTCTGGCAGCATCATTGTGCTGGAACTGAGTCGCCGCGATTATTCCATGACCGAAATTTCGCGCATTGTGGAATCCGAAGGTGCCACCTTGCTCAGCTCTTTCATCACCTCTTATCCCGAATCCGAGCGCATCGACGTCACCCTAAAGGTCAACCTCCAACACATCCACAATATCCTGGCCACCTTCGAGCGCTTTAAGTACGAAATCAAAGCTTCTTTCAACGAGGCGGAATATTTGGACAGCTTGAAGGAACGTTATCAGGGGTTGATGAGTTATTTGAATGTTTGA
- a CDS encoding NINE protein — MKDKTTAGLLAIFLGGLGVHRFYLGQAGLGFFHLIFCWFPVSWLIGFINGLIILTMDDDKFNLKYNPEHFKVIKKGGRREDREFRRDERRRPQEVQRRNTAPVRQPVNQDKQQMLKKSGIDKYKDYDYQGAIEEFKKALELDPNDISIHFNLACTYSLNEEADKAFEHLDRAITLGFTDFKRIKEHDALAYLRIQDAFDEFELNGFRLKQAVPQKQTQNKNQAVQEPAVEDHSPILDQLKKLDELRLKGLLTDEEFVTQKRKLMD, encoded by the coding sequence ATGAAAGACAAAACAACAGCGGGCCTGTTAGCAATATTTTTGGGTGGTTTGGGCGTGCATCGCTTCTATCTGGGGCAGGCAGGATTGGGATTTTTTCACCTGATTTTTTGCTGGTTTCCCGTATCTTGGTTGATAGGATTCATCAATGGTTTGATCATCCTGACCATGGATGACGATAAGTTCAACCTCAAATACAACCCGGAGCACTTTAAAGTGATCAAAAAAGGGGGACGTAGAGAAGATAGAGAATTCCGCAGAGATGAGCGCCGCAGGCCTCAAGAGGTTCAAAGGCGCAATACTGCCCCGGTACGCCAGCCTGTAAATCAGGACAAGCAACAGATGCTCAAAAAAAGTGGCATCGACAAGTACAAGGATTACGACTACCAGGGCGCAATTGAAGAATTCAAAAAAGCGCTGGAGCTGGACCCAAACGACATTTCGATTCATTTCAATCTGGCTTGTACCTACTCGCTCAATGAAGAAGCCGACAAGGCCTTTGAGCATCTGGATCGGGCCATAACTTTGGGATTCACCGATTTTAAACGCATCAAAGAACACGATGCCCTGGCCTATTTGCGCATTCAAGATGCTTTTGATGAATTTGAATTGAATGGCTTCAGGCTAAAACAAGCAGTCCCTCAAAAGCAAACACAAAACAAAAATCAGGCCGTACAAGAACCTGCGGTTGAAGATCATTCCCCTATTTTGGATCAACTCAAAAAATTGGATGAACTACGCCTCAAAGGTTTGTTGACTGATGAAGAATTTGTTACCCAGAAGAGGAAACTCATGGATTAA